In Spiroplasma floricola 23-6, the DNA window ATTAATATTGGCAATTAACCAAGATATTGCTTTAAATTCAGTAAATATATTATTCCATATATTTATTATTGAAACAATTGTTGCTGTTCCAATCGGAATGCAAAAAGAAAGAAGAGGTGTTATGAAAAATCCACCTCCAACTCATAAAAAAGAAAGTTTATTAAAGGGAATAAGAAGTCAAATTATTATAACTACTTTATTTAATACTTTGTTTGCAGTATTAAATTATGAAATAGCTGTTTGATGATTCAATGATGATTTTCAAACTGCTGCAAAATTTGGTAAAACTGGAGTTTATATAGCAATTATGTTCTCTCCAATATTTTATTCAATTCTTTATAATAATTTCTTTTTACCTATTAAATCAACAAGACAAAATAAAGATGTAGATAAATATAGACCAAATAAATGATTATTAATATTAATGCTTGTAGCATTTGTTTTTACTACATTAACATTAATACCAATTGAGAAAGTCAATACGTTCTTTGACTTTACAACTGTTGGATTAAATCCTTGATTAGCATTAATATTCTTTATTAACTCATTATTACCAACTGTATGTATTTATGGAACTTATAAATTATTACTTAAATTAATTTAATAATTACAAAGGGTACCTTTTTGGGTACCTTTTTGTTTATAAAAATATATAATTTTTACTAGAATAAAAAGTAGAGGAGAAATATGGAAAATATAGAAATAGAAGTTGGTAAGGGAAAGTTTTTTAAAACTTTGGCCTACTATTTTGCAAAAGAATGAAAATTATCATTAGCTATGTTATTTTTATGCTTAATGTTTGTTGTATTGCATTTGTCATTGCCGATATTAACTTATCAAATGACTCTTGCAATAACAAGTGATAAAAGTGGTTCTAAAGAACCAGTAAAAAACATAATAACAGATCTTTGAACTGATGATTGGGGAATGTTAATTTATTTATCAATTGGTATTGTTATCTTATATTGTATACTTTCTTTTATTTATGACTATTTAGCATATATTATGGGTCGTAAAATTGAAATAAGTCTAAGAAATAGAGCTCTTGAAAACTTAGTAAGACAAGACATCTCTTATTATTCAGATAAAAAAATTGGAGAGATTTTAACTAAAATAGTTTCTGATACACAAATAGTTGGTGATCAAGCAGTTCAAGTACCTTTACAATTTGGTTTATCATTTTTTGAAATTATTGGTGCAGCTATTTTAATGTATATTTTAAGCTGACAGTTAGCATCAGTAACTGTTGTTACTTTTGCAATAATAATGTTCTTAATGATGTTTTGTTTTTATGCAACTAGAAATAAAGTTGTAAAAGTAAGAGAAAGCATTACAGAAATTAATGGAAATGTAACAGATAGAATTGCTACAGTAAGACTTATTAAATCATCAGGTACAGAAAATTATGAAACTGAAAGATTTAATGAAGTACACAAAGATTTTTACAAAAAGTCTAAAAAAGTGGGTACAAGATTAGCACTTATGTTAACAACAATGTGAGGTGGAACATTTGTTCTACAGTTTGCAACTGTAATTGCAACTATGTTAATTTATGGAAATCAAGGAGCAGGATCAGATTTCTTAAAAAATAGATTTGCAGCTTACAATTTAGCACAAGGACTTATGATAGGGCCATTATTTAATGTTATGGCTGCTCTATTTGGTTTAGCTCAGGCTTCAGTTGTAGCTCAAAGAGTTGATGATACAATTAAGGCTAAATCAATATTAAATTCTCATTATTGAGATGGAGAAATTGTAGATTCAATAAAAGGAGATATCTTATTTAAAGGTGTAGAATTTGAATATCCTGAAAAACCAGGAAAAATTATTCTTCCAAAATTTGACTTCAAATTTGAAGAGGGAAAATCTTATGCTTTTGTTGGGGAAACTGGAAGTGGTAAATCAACAATTGCAAAATTATTGTTAAGATTCTATGATCCTTCAAAAGGAGATGTAATTATTAATGGTAATACAAATTTAAAAGATGTTAAATTATCTAGTTACTTACAACATGTCGGATATGTTGAACAAGATCCTCAAATTCTTTATGGTGATGTTTTTGAAAATGTTAAATATGGTTCTTTTAATGCAACAAATGAAGAAGTTATTGAAGCATGTAAAAAAGCAGAACTGCATGAACTTGTTATGACATGACCTGGTCAATATGAAACTATTTTAGGAGAAAGAGGTTTCCTACTAAGTGGTGGACAAAAACAAAGATTAATTATTGCAAGAATGTTTCTAAAAAATCCAGAGGTTCTAATACTTGATGAAGCAACAAGTGCTTTAGATAATATTGTGGAAAAAGAAATCCAAGCTAAATTAGATTTATTGATGAAGGGTAGAACTACAGTGACTATAGCTCACAGATTAAGTACTATTAAAAATGCTGATGAAATTATAGTTTTAGGTGGAAATGGTAAAGGAATAGTTCAAAGAGGTAAATTTAATGAACTAAAATCTCAAGATGGTCATTTTAAAAGACTTTATCAAGCAGGTTTAATTGATTAACAATCATAAAATATAGAACATTTAATATATATTTTGTAAAGCAATTTACACTTAAAAAATATATTTTGAATGTTTTTTATTTTACTAAAAATTTTTTATGTGTAAATTAGTATGCTTTTTTTTTTTTTTTTAATATACAATAAAAAAAAGTGGGATAAATATGAGAAATAGTAAATTAAATATAAATTGAATAGTGATTTTTTTATTATTTTTTTTAACTTTACCTATCCAAAAAATTTTATATAATAAGAGAGCTATATTAATAACTTCACTAATAATTAATCTTTGATTAATAATATTTACTTTATATTTTGTAACAAATTTTATTATTAAAATTTTTAAATATACTGAAGAATATAAATTTGAAATATCGAGAAAAAATATATTTAATATGAGTAATTTAAATAATAATTTTAGATTTTTTATTTCTCTATTTGTTATTTTTCTTCTTTTCTTTTTATGTGCAGTTTTTACATATAATTCAATTCAAAAAACTAATGTTGCCTATGAAGAGATGTCTTGATGAAGAGCTTATAGATTTTATAAATATATTAATTTTTCTTATATAAATAAAATTTTCATAATGTTTATTGTGGCTTTAAATGCCTTTCTAGTTTTTTTAATTTGTTATGTTTTTATGTGTTTTTTAATATACACAATAATTAAAACTGCTATTATCTCAAACAAAAATTTTATAAATATAATTTATAAAAACTCAGTAAAGTTAAATTTGATTTTAAAAAGTATTTTTGAAAAAATCAAAATTAAAAAAATTAAAAAAATACTGAACATAAATTATTGAGATAAGGTTTTAGCCTCAATAATAATTTTAGAAACGGATAAATTAAGAGTTCATAAAATGGAAACTGATCCACCAGATCGATCATTATATTTTTAAAAGTAGAATAATTAAATTGACATTTTATTGTTTTTTTAGGTACTTAGCAATTAAGGAGAGAAAAAATAAAATGAAAAAGTTATTAAATGTACTTGCTGTAATGGTTTTAGTTGGTTCATCTGCTACAGTTGTTGCTTGTGGAACAAAAAAAAGTGGAAATGATAATAATGAAAAACCTAATACTAATGAATTACAAAAAGAAATGCTTCAAGGAGCAGAATTTATATCAAGATTAATTATTGGGGGAAGACATGAAAATTTAAATTATAATATTAATGAAATACTTTCAATGTTTTTAACACCTTCACCATCAGCTATGAATATGCCTATTTCATATAAAAATGGAGATAAAAACATAAATTTAGGAACAAATATAAGTAGATTTAAAAATTACTTAGCACCTTCTTTAACTAATTATAATAGTGAAAATTATGCAGGAATGTTTGCAAGCTATATTATGGGTATGTACGACAATGATTTTTATGAAAGTATGATTAATACTGGAGAAGATGGTGCATACTATTTTAATGATACATTTTCTACAACTGGTAACCAAGGTTACAATAAGAAAAATGGAAATAATGCAATGGGATATGCAGCAGGTTTAGGAAAGGACATTAATTTATCTGATAATGAAGAAAGAAGGAATTTAGCTTGAGGAATACAAGATACAGGAGCACTTTCAAACTACTTATTAAATTTAGGATTTGATGGAGCAAATCCAACAGATACAAATGGTACTTCTTCACCTAAAAGTAGTGCTACAGAAAAAGTTGGTACTAATGGTTCAGGATATGCTTGATATAATTCTATATTAATGAAAGGATCAGCAACAAGAAGTAAAGATTATAGTGGTATTAAAATAGCTCAAAGTAAATTAAAAGATCAACAATTTCAAGCAGCTAATGCTGATAAAAAATCAAAAATAAATGGTAAAGAATTTAACTCAACTGGAGGATTAATAACAAAAGTTGCTGGAGAACAAAATATTAATGGTTACATAAGTTTATTTGGGTCAATGCTAGATAATATTTCAGATACTAAAAATGGAGCATTAGTACTTTCAGAATTTATGAATACTTTATTTCCTATGATTAATACAAAAAAATCAGGATTAGGAGCAATTGGGAATTCTAATAATGTTTCACAAGCTGTTGGTTTAACAATGACAAGTGGTGTTTGAAAGGGAATAAAAAATTTGGAAGAGAATTCTTTAATAACTAGCGAAGCTTTAAAAACAAAAATAAAAAGTTTAGATAAAGCTCCTACATATTCTTTTCTTGGAATGGATATTCCAAAATTAAGTAGTTTATATAAAGATGCAAAAAGAGATAAGGATAAGAGATCTACCAATGCAAAAGATATTGTGGAAATAATAGATGAGTTAATAAAAGTTTATCAAGAAAGTTCTAATAAAAAAGAGTTTAATGAGCAGTTTTTCTGAGGAGAAAATGCACCATTTAAAGAAGCTTATTCAAAAATTATGGAGTATACTGGTCATGATAATTGAAAAGAAACAATGATAGGTCAAAATGATGATGGAGGTATTAATCTTCTTAAATTGGCTCAAAGTTTTTATAAAATGTTAACAGAAGATAAAACTATAAGTCAATTTGAATTAATTATTGAAACTTTTAAAGATTCTGAGACTTTTAGAGATCTTTCTACATCTGAAAAAAATAAATTTTTAAAATTAATAGGATGAACTGAAAAGGGATATGAAGAAGATTCATTAGCAGGTAGAATCTATAAAGGTTTTACTAATGAAGAAAATACAGGTCAAAAAGACTTTAAAAGATTTTTTGCTGGTTTTAAAGATTATGTAGCAAAAGCTATGAAAGAGGTACATGATCCTGTATTAAAATACCTAGTTGAGGATGACTATTGAAAAGTTAATGATTTCAAAATAAATACTACAAGTAATACTCAATTAGGGGGAAAAATGGAATTCACACTTGACTATAAAGGTATTGGTGATGTAACTTCAACAGCAAGTGAACAAACAGAAAAAGTTACAGTAGGAAAAAAATTTAATCCATATCAAACAATTGCTAAAAACCAAGAAGATAAATGAACAGATAATTTAAAAGAAAAA includes these proteins:
- a CDS encoding ABC transporter ATP-binding protein, which gives rise to MENIEIEVGKGKFFKTLAYYFAKEWKLSLAMLFLCLMFVVLHLSLPILTYQMTLAITSDKSGSKEPVKNIITDLWTDDWGMLIYLSIGIVILYCILSFIYDYLAYIMGRKIEISLRNRALENLVRQDISYYSDKKIGEILTKIVSDTQIVGDQAVQVPLQFGLSFFEIIGAAILMYILSWQLASVTVVTFAIIMFLMMFCFYATRNKVVKVRESITEINGNVTDRIATVRLIKSSGTENYETERFNEVHKDFYKKSKKVGTRLALMLTTMWGGTFVLQFATVIATMLIYGNQGAGSDFLKNRFAAYNLAQGLMIGPLFNVMAALFGLAQASVVAQRVDDTIKAKSILNSHYWDGEIVDSIKGDILFKGVEFEYPEKPGKIILPKFDFKFEEGKSYAFVGETGSGKSTIAKLLLRFYDPSKGDVIINGNTNLKDVKLSSYLQHVGYVEQDPQILYGDVFENVKYGSFNATNEEVIEACKKAELHELVMTWPGQYETILGERGFLLSGGQKQRLIIARMFLKNPEVLILDEATSALDNIVEKEIQAKLDLLMKGRTTVTIAHRLSTIKNADEIIVLGGNGKGIVQRGKFNELKSQDGHFKRLYQAGLID